A region of Bacillus cabrialesii DNA encodes the following proteins:
- the chrS gene encoding chromate efflux transcriptional regulator ChrS — translation MSHEYQIPNLVLDEIDKQILTILHEEGRISYTDLGKRVDLSRVAVQARINQLIEAGVIEKFTAVINPAKIGIHVSVFFNVEVEPQFLEEVALKLEEEPAVTSLYHMTGPSKLHMHGIFANDQEMEEFLTKRLYPLRGVVSVDCQMLIKRYKSRMGMKL, via the coding sequence TTGAGTCATGAATATCAAATCCCCAACCTTGTTCTAGATGAGATCGACAAACAAATTCTCACCATTTTGCACGAGGAAGGCAGGATATCTTATACGGATCTTGGCAAAAGAGTCGATTTGTCACGGGTTGCTGTCCAGGCTCGAATTAATCAATTAATCGAAGCTGGGGTTATCGAAAAATTCACTGCGGTCATCAATCCCGCTAAAATCGGCATCCACGTGTCCGTGTTTTTCAATGTCGAGGTCGAACCGCAGTTTTTAGAAGAGGTCGCTCTTAAGCTTGAGGAAGAACCCGCGGTCACCAGCCTCTATCACATGACGGGTCCGAGCAAGCTGCATATGCATGGGATCTTTGCCAATGATCAAGAAATGGAAGAGTTTTTAACAAAACGACTGTATCCGCTGCGAGGCGTCGTCAGTGTTGATTGCCAGATGCTGATCAAACGATACAAAAGCCGTATGGGAATGAAGCTGTAA
- the chrB gene encoding chromate efflux transporter subunit ChrB — MKNHPYRDMTAAMVRTGILGFGGGPSVIPLIRHEAVHKYKWIDDDEFGEILAIANALPGPIATKMAAYLGFKLKGTLGAIVATLAHILPTCLAMVGLFAAVNVLSHSAIVAGMIGAVTPVIAVMLGIMAYEFGQKALKGFGWVTGILFFIIAFIGLQTLQINPGLVIIIFLAYGAFHFKLKDKMTNKHSKDKGMSAS, encoded by the coding sequence ATGAAAAACCATCCTTATCGGGATATGACGGCCGCAATGGTGCGCACAGGCATTTTAGGGTTTGGCGGCGGTCCTTCTGTGATTCCGCTGATCCGCCATGAAGCGGTCCATAAATACAAATGGATTGACGATGATGAATTTGGAGAAATATTAGCGATCGCTAATGCGCTTCCCGGACCGATTGCCACAAAAATGGCTGCGTATCTGGGCTTCAAGCTAAAAGGCACGTTAGGCGCAATCGTGGCGACTCTCGCCCATATTCTGCCTACATGTCTTGCGATGGTGGGCTTGTTTGCTGCTGTAAATGTCTTAAGCCATTCAGCAATTGTTGCCGGCATGATTGGTGCCGTAACACCAGTGATTGCGGTAATGCTCGGTATTATGGCGTACGAGTTTGGCCAAAAAGCGCTTAAAGGTTTCGGCTGGGTCACCGGCATCCTGTTTTTTATCATCGCTTTTATCGGCCTGCAAACGTTACAGATCAATCCCGGCCTTGTCATTATCATTTTCTTAGCATACGGTGCGTTTCATTTTAAACTGAAGGACAAAATGACAAATAAACATTCAAAAGATAAAGGAATGTCAGCCTCATGA
- a CDS encoding chromate transporter, whose protein sequence is MIMMYVFMAFFIANLLGYGGGPASIPLMFEEVVNRYSWLSNDQFSNMLALANALPGPIATKIAAYVGYSAGGWSGFLIALVATVVPSAIALIVLLRIIQRFRQSPVIKGMTLSVQPVIAVMMLILTWQIGADGIKAIGWIQSLVIAGISLLAMTKFKMHPAFLIIAAFLYGGIVIPHL, encoded by the coding sequence ATGATCATGATGTATGTATTTATGGCGTTTTTTATCGCAAACCTACTCGGGTATGGCGGCGGACCAGCGTCTATTCCGCTGATGTTTGAGGAAGTCGTAAACAGATACAGCTGGCTCTCAAACGACCAATTTTCAAACATGCTCGCCCTTGCGAACGCATTGCCGGGCCCGATCGCAACCAAAATCGCCGCGTATGTCGGCTACAGCGCAGGCGGGTGGTCCGGCTTCCTGATTGCGCTGGTCGCAACCGTCGTCCCGTCGGCGATCGCCTTGATCGTCCTGCTGCGCATCATCCAGCGCTTCCGCCAATCACCCGTCATCAAAGGCATGACACTGTCCGTTCAGCCCGTCATCGCGGTCATGATGCTTATTCTGACTTGGCAAATCGGCGCAGACGGCATCAAAGCGATCGGCTGGATTCAATCACTAGTGATTGCGGGAATTTCCCTCCTTGCCATGACAAAATTCAAAATGCATCCGGCATTCCTGATTATCGCGGCGTTTTTGTATGGCGGCATTGTAATCCCTCATTTATAG
- a CDS encoding endonuclease V, translating to MHIEQIHHFNLNEKEEFIKTQQSLQPKINLSPTIPLNSINTCAGVDLAYWEQNGEPYGVCSIIVIDADTKEVIEKVHSMGKISVPYVSGFLAFRELPLIIEAAKKLETEPDVFLFDGNGYLHYNHMGVATHAAFFLGKPTIGIAKTYLKIKGCDFEMPENEVGAYTDIIIDGEVYGRALRTRRDVKPIFLSCGHNIDLESSYQITMSLINQESRLPIPVRLADLETHVLRTFYQKNHV from the coding sequence ATGCATATAGAACAAATACACCATTTCAACCTAAATGAAAAAGAAGAATTTATAAAAACACAACAATCCCTTCAACCTAAAATCAATCTATCACCCACCATCCCCCTAAACTCCATCAACACCTGCGCAGGCGTCGATCTCGCCTATTGGGAGCAGAACGGAGAACCATACGGGGTGTGCAGTATCATCGTCATTGACGCTGATACAAAAGAAGTCATTGAAAAAGTGCACAGCATGGGGAAAATCAGCGTACCGTATGTTTCGGGTTTTCTTGCGTTTCGTGAGCTGCCGCTGATCATCGAAGCGGCCAAAAAGCTGGAGACGGAGCCCGATGTGTTTTTGTTTGATGGCAACGGGTATCTGCATTACAACCATATGGGTGTTGCCACCCATGCTGCTTTTTTTCTCGGTAAGCCGACAATTGGGATTGCGAAAACCTATCTCAAAATCAAAGGCTGTGATTTCGAGATGCCTGAAAATGAAGTCGGCGCTTATACCGATATTATTATTGACGGCGAGGTATATGGCCGGGCGCTGCGGACCCGGCGGGACGTGAAGCCTATCTTTTTGTCTTGCGGACATAACATTGATTTAGAAAGCAGCTATCAGATCACGATGAGCCTGATCAATCAAGAAAGCAGGCTGCCGATCCCTGTCCGCTTGGCCGACCTTGAAACGCATGTTTTGCGAACATTTTATCAGAAAAATCACGTGTAA